One Aneurinibacillus migulanus genomic region harbors:
- a CDS encoding ABC transporter ATP-binding protein — MITTDRLYIGYEDKLIVEQLNMTIPEHQITALVGANGSGKSTILKAMARLLKPKQGAVYLDGRTIHEQKTKEVAKQLAILPQNPIAPEGLTVSELVAYGRFPHQKGFGSLSQKDKEMVMWAIEVTALLEFVNRPVDQLSGGQRQRAWIAMALAQETPILFLDEPTTFLDMAHQMEVLYLLQKLNLEEKRTIVMVVHDLNHASRFAHHIVAIKAGKVMKTGSPVEVMTSEVLQTVFGIKSDIIYDPRSGQPLCLPYGLYTSSEEKYSLQASGI, encoded by the coding sequence TTGATAACCACGGATCGGTTATATATCGGGTATGAGGATAAGCTTATTGTGGAGCAGCTCAACATGACGATTCCTGAACATCAGATTACGGCTCTTGTAGGGGCGAATGGTTCCGGAAAGTCGACAATCCTAAAAGCGATGGCTCGCCTATTAAAGCCGAAACAGGGGGCTGTCTATTTGGATGGAAGGACGATTCATGAACAAAAAACAAAAGAAGTTGCCAAGCAGTTAGCGATTCTTCCGCAAAATCCGATCGCTCCGGAAGGATTAACGGTTTCTGAACTGGTCGCCTATGGAAGATTTCCGCATCAAAAAGGTTTTGGTTCACTGAGCCAAAAAGACAAGGAAATGGTAATGTGGGCGATTGAAGTGACAGCGCTACTAGAGTTTGTCAACCGTCCAGTGGACCAGCTATCGGGCGGACAGCGCCAGCGAGCGTGGATTGCGATGGCCTTGGCTCAGGAAACTCCAATTTTGTTTCTTGACGAGCCGACCACTTTCCTGGATATGGCTCATCAAATGGAAGTGCTCTATTTATTGCAGAAGCTGAATCTTGAAGAGAAACGAACCATTGTCATGGTGGTGCATGATTTGAATCATGCCAGCCGTTTTGCCCATCATATAGTAGCGATTAAAGCAGGGAAGGTGATGAAGACAGGTTCGCCGGTAGAGGTGATGACATCGGAGGTGCTACAGACGGTCTTCGGGATTAAGAGCGATATTATTTATGATCCGCGCAGCGGACAGCCATTATGCTTACCGTACGGATTATACACCTCGAGCGAAGAGAAGTACTCGCTACAAGCAAGCGGCATATAG
- a CDS encoding ABC transporter ATP-binding protein — protein sequence MLQVLPFLRPYRKPIIIAVLLMLVELTVELWHPLLMAKIINEGINQQNLSVVLRWGTLMLVLALLGFICGIINSFYAAYVSQNFGFDIRKSLFEKVQSFSFANFNQFPTSTLITRVTSDVTQMQNVVFMSLRIMMRAPLLIIGGMVMALAVNVKLALILVVLIPFLLWFLVRMMNRAFMLFRSVQERLDHVNGILRENLLGIRLIKAFVRYCHESNRFTGANKELMDRTVTALRLVEFIIPLLLLIMNVSVLFILWFGSLEVNTKSGNVGEVVAVINYATRITGALSVVSMIVMQFSRAKASAQRISDVFEAKADISDTGCANADLRITAGKVKLENVSFQYPGISLPALQSISFTVYAGETVAILGATGSGKSTLFQLIPRLYDVSGGSICIDGTDIRAMKLDVLRKQIGFVPQEALLFTGTVKDNILWGKEEASMEEIIEAAQCAQMHETIMKLPHQYDTMLGQKGVNLSGGQKQRLSIARALIRKPKILLLDDSTSALDAKTEAKFLASLNAYSCTTMIITQKISTAMQADTIILLQDGKLLAQGNHESLLHYSLLYQQIVQSQFGRESVPHA from the coding sequence ATGCTACAAGTGTTACCGTTTTTAAGACCATATCGAAAGCCAATAATTATTGCTGTACTCCTTATGCTTGTCGAGCTAACTGTGGAGCTGTGGCACCCACTGCTCATGGCAAAAATTATTAATGAAGGCATCAATCAGCAAAACCTTTCCGTTGTGCTGCGATGGGGGACACTCATGCTCGTGCTTGCTTTGCTTGGTTTCATATGCGGAATTATTAATTCATTTTATGCTGCGTATGTCAGCCAAAATTTCGGGTTCGATATAAGAAAGAGTTTGTTTGAGAAGGTGCAATCATTCTCGTTTGCGAACTTTAACCAATTTCCAACCTCCACTTTGATTACACGAGTGACAAGCGATGTTACTCAAATGCAGAATGTTGTATTTATGAGTTTGCGCATTATGATGCGTGCTCCGCTGCTTATCATCGGAGGGATGGTTATGGCTTTAGCTGTCAATGTTAAACTGGCTCTTATATTGGTGGTACTCATACCTTTTCTTCTCTGGTTCCTTGTGCGGATGATGAATAGGGCGTTTATGCTTTTTCGCTCTGTTCAAGAGCGTTTAGACCATGTCAACGGAATCCTGCGGGAAAATTTACTGGGAATAAGATTGATTAAGGCCTTTGTGCGTTATTGTCATGAAAGTAATCGGTTTACAGGAGCCAATAAGGAACTCATGGATCGGACCGTTACCGCCTTACGGTTAGTCGAGTTCATCATTCCATTGTTGCTGCTTATTATGAATGTGAGCGTTTTGTTTATTCTTTGGTTCGGTAGTCTAGAAGTGAATACAAAATCCGGGAACGTTGGTGAAGTTGTCGCGGTTATTAATTATGCAACACGCATTACAGGTGCCCTTTCGGTTGTTTCTATGATTGTTATGCAATTTTCCCGTGCAAAGGCTTCGGCTCAAAGGATTTCGGATGTGTTTGAAGCGAAAGCAGACATCTCAGATACTGGATGTGCAAATGCGGACTTGCGAATAACAGCAGGAAAGGTCAAGCTTGAAAATGTTTCTTTTCAGTATCCGGGCATTTCCTTACCTGCGTTACAATCGATTTCTTTTACTGTATATGCAGGAGAGACGGTTGCTATTTTAGGAGCTACAGGCTCTGGTAAATCCACTTTATTTCAGCTTATTCCTCGTTTATATGATGTGAGCGGCGGGAGTATTTGTATTGATGGTACGGATATTCGAGCAATGAAGCTGGATGTTTTACGCAAACAAATTGGATTTGTCCCTCAGGAGGCTTTGCTATTTACGGGGACTGTAAAAGACAACATCCTATGGGGAAAAGAAGAGGCTTCAATGGAAGAAATTATCGAAGCGGCTCAGTGTGCTCAAATGCACGAAACCATTATGAAGTTGCCGCATCAATATGATACGATGCTCGGGCAGAAAGGAGTTAATTTGTCAGGTGGGCAGAAGCAGCGGCTCTCGATTGCAAGAGCATTAATACGAAAACCGAAAATTCTTCTATTAGATGATAGTACAAGTGCTTTAGACGCAAAGACAGAGGCTAAGTTCCTTGCATCACTGAATGCATACTCCTGTACGACAATGATCATTACCCAAAAGATAAGTACTGCGATGCAAGCAGATACTATTATTCTTCTACAAGACGGAAAATTGCTTGCACAAGGAAATCATGAATCATTATTACACTATTCGCTCCTCTATCAACAAATCGTACAATCTCAGTTTGGAAGGGAGTCGGTGCCTCATGCTTAA
- a CDS encoding ABC transporter ATP-binding protein: MLKLPNKPAQAGANKPEMRKKPKPKDWFGTLAKIWTYLSKHKGLLTLVFIMVVISSILGLLGPYLIGLAIDTYIVTKDEKGILLLIVLLAVIYLLHSVSLWLQNYWMIGVAQEAIYSMRNDLFYQLHKLPVSFFSKRQHGELMSRLTNDIDNVSQTLNSSFIQLSSSILTFIGMITLMLWLSPLLTIITLLIVPLMFIGMKWITSRTGRYFKEQQHHLGELNGFIEETFSGQKIVKTFSQEQKVIATFIHKSEKLKASGYWAQTYSGFIPKLMNVLNNVSFAVIAGAGGILAVKGMVSIGIMVTFSEYARQFTRPLNDLANQFNTFLSAIAGAERVFEVMEEDTETKDEHGAIELNEVRGEIAFSNVSFSYNKEGQTINNIDFHIAPGETVALVGPTGAGKTTVVQLLSRFYDPDRGYILIDGYDSKEIRRENLRQHMGFVLQDSFLFQGTIRDNIRYGKLGANHDEVEQAARLANAHSFIMKLPDQYDTMLDQEGSGISQGQKQLLSIARAILADPSILVLDEATSSIDTITEIKIQDALYRLMKDRTSIVIAHRLNTIQQADVILVLEDGKIIEKGSHDSLLKQKGVYYELVHSQFRRVGHVDV; this comes from the coding sequence ATGCTTAAACTGCCGAATAAACCTGCCCAAGCCGGTGCAAACAAACCGGAAATGAGAAAGAAGCCGAAGCCCAAGGACTGGTTTGGAACACTGGCTAAAATATGGACGTATTTATCAAAGCACAAAGGGCTGCTGACATTGGTCTTTATTATGGTTGTAATAAGCTCGATTTTGGGTCTTCTTGGTCCTTATTTAATCGGATTGGCGATTGATACGTATATCGTAACCAAGGACGAAAAAGGTATTCTCCTCCTCATTGTGCTTTTAGCAGTCATTTACCTACTGCATTCCGTTTCACTCTGGCTGCAAAATTATTGGATGATCGGCGTTGCACAGGAAGCGATCTATTCTATGAGAAATGATTTGTTTTATCAATTACACAAGCTACCGGTTTCATTTTTTTCCAAACGACAGCACGGAGAGCTTATGAGCAGGCTTACGAATGATATAGATAATGTAAGTCAAACATTAAATAGCTCTTTTATTCAATTGTCCTCCAGTATTCTTACTTTTATCGGTATGATTACGTTGATGCTATGGCTAAGCCCATTGTTAACTATTATTACGCTGCTTATTGTTCCGCTCATGTTTATTGGTATGAAGTGGATTACAAGCCGAACAGGACGATATTTTAAGGAGCAACAGCATCATCTTGGAGAGCTTAATGGTTTTATTGAGGAGACGTTCTCAGGTCAAAAAATTGTAAAGACATTTTCACAGGAGCAGAAAGTCATTGCTACGTTTATACATAAAAGTGAAAAACTAAAAGCCTCTGGATATTGGGCACAAACGTATTCAGGGTTTATCCCTAAGCTAATGAATGTATTAAATAATGTAAGCTTTGCTGTTATAGCTGGAGCTGGAGGGATATTGGCCGTAAAGGGAATGGTCTCAATAGGTATCATGGTAACGTTCTCTGAATACGCAAGACAGTTTACACGTCCCCTTAACGATCTGGCTAATCAGTTCAATACCTTTCTTTCCGCGATTGCCGGAGCAGAACGGGTATTTGAAGTGATGGAAGAGGATACGGAGACGAAGGATGAACATGGTGCAATTGAGTTGAACGAAGTCCGTGGAGAGATTGCATTCTCCAATGTATCTTTTTCTTATAACAAGGAAGGGCAAACGATAAACAACATTGACTTTCATATAGCTCCTGGCGAAACGGTTGCTTTAGTCGGTCCTACGGGAGCGGGAAAAACGACTGTCGTACAGCTGCTTTCTCGTTTTTATGATCCTGATCGTGGGTATATTCTTATTGACGGATATGACAGTAAAGAAATTAGACGAGAAAATCTTCGCCAGCATATGGGTTTCGTATTGCAAGATTCGTTTTTGTTTCAAGGAACGATCCGGGATAATATTCGTTACGGGAAGCTTGGTGCAAATCATGACGAGGTAGAACAAGCCGCCAGATTAGCAAATGCCCACTCTTTTATCATGAAGCTACCAGACCAATATGATACGATGCTGGATCAGGAAGGAAGCGGCATCAGCCAAGGCCAAAAGCAATTGCTTTCCATTGCCCGTGCGATCCTGGCTGATCCATCCATATTAGTTTTAGATGAAGCAACAAGCAGTATTGATACGATTACGGAAATCAAAATACAAGATGCTTTATACCGTCTTATGAAGGACAGAACTAGCATTGTAATTGCTCACCGATTGAATACGATCCAGCAAGCCGATGTTATTCTAGTTCTTGAGGATGGGAAAATCATAGAGAAAGGCTCTCATGATTCGCTTCTGAAACAAAAAGGGGTTTATTATGAATTGGTTCATAGTCAGTTTCGCCGTGTAGGCCATGTAGATGTGTAA
- a CDS encoding glycerate kinase has protein sequence MKIVIAPDSFKGSISAWEASVAIERGIKKVLPESNTVLVPVADGGEGTMNSLVVATGGHIIEHTVTGPLHTPVQAAYGILGNGETCVIEMASASGLCLVTTEQRNPLITTTYGTGELIKKAMDAGCRRFILAIGGSATNDGGSGMLQALGMKLLDDAGDEIGFGGGELRRIAAIDTRNFDPRIAQAEFLIATDVQNPFIGPHGASYVFGPQKGATPEMVEMLDGYLTHWADIIESKTGIRLHERPGAGAAGGIGGAFQAFFPSITKRGIDIVIEYTKLKEKMEGAALVFTGEGQIDFQTASGKTPMGVAQEARKHGIPVFALAGSVGPGIDVLYEQGIHSIHSITNAPMTLQEAMEGAAELLAFTSEQVLRTYLASQVYRDILSSPK, from the coding sequence ATGAAAATTGTGATTGCACCGGATTCTTTTAAAGGCAGTATTTCTGCCTGGGAAGCATCCGTAGCGATAGAACGCGGGATTAAAAAAGTATTGCCGGAGTCGAATACGGTTTTGGTTCCGGTTGCGGACGGCGGGGAAGGGACGATGAATAGTCTCGTTGTGGCCACTGGCGGGCATATAATCGAGCATACGGTAACGGGGCCTCTGCATACGCCGGTGCAGGCCGCCTATGGCATTCTTGGTAACGGGGAAACATGTGTCATCGAAATGGCCAGCGCATCAGGGCTGTGCCTTGTTACAACAGAGCAAAGAAATCCGCTTATTACAACGACATACGGAACCGGCGAGCTTATTAAAAAAGCGATGGATGCCGGATGTCGGAGATTTATTTTGGCGATTGGAGGAAGTGCTACCAATGATGGAGGAAGTGGGATGCTTCAGGCTCTCGGGATGAAGCTGTTGGATGATGCAGGAGATGAGATTGGCTTTGGCGGAGGAGAGCTAAGGCGTATTGCAGCTATTGACACACGGAATTTTGATCCGCGTATTGCCCAAGCGGAATTCCTTATTGCAACAGATGTACAGAATCCGTTTATTGGCCCACATGGTGCTTCCTATGTGTTTGGACCACAAAAAGGGGCAACACCGGAGATGGTAGAAATGCTGGATGGTTATTTGACCCATTGGGCGGATATTATCGAGTCCAAAACAGGAATCCGCCTTCATGAAAGACCGGGTGCAGGAGCCGCAGGAGGGATTGGCGGTGCGTTTCAGGCTTTCTTTCCCAGTATAACGAAGCGGGGAATTGATATTGTTATCGAGTATACGAAGCTGAAAGAGAAGATGGAAGGGGCTGCTCTCGTCTTTACTGGAGAGGGACAGATTGACTTTCAGACTGCTTCAGGAAAAACACCGATGGGTGTAGCGCAGGAAGCACGGAAGCATGGTATACCTGTTTTTGCTTTGGCCGGCTCTGTTGGTCCTGGCATCGATGTGTTGTATGAACAGGGAATTCATAGTATCCATAGCATCACCAACGCACCGATGACATTGCAGGAAGCGATGGAGGGGGCGGCGGAATTATTGGCATTTACCTCAGAACAGGTGCTTCGCACCTATCTGGCATCACAAGTCTATCGTGACATCCTCTCTTCACCAAAGTAG
- the larC gene encoding nickel insertion protein — MLQHRHDKQTENISVLECQIDDMSGEHFGYVLPKLLEAGALDVFYTSVYMFCYHFINDIK; from the coding sequence TTGCTCCAGCATCGACATGACAAGCAAACAGAGAACATCTCTGTTCTGGAATGCCAAATCGATGACATGTCGGGAGAACACTTTGGCTACGTGCTTCCGAAATTGCTAGAAGCAGGCGCTTTGGATGTATTCTATACATCGGTATACATGTTCTGTTATCATTTTATCAACGATATAAAATAG
- a CDS encoding GrpB family protein gives MTKKLTDLSLEYLWGLFPVKLESFNPLWKNWFEEEKRCIITTVGKENIERINHIGSTSVEGLAAKPTIDILLEITSECDIDKLRKNLEDIDYILEYQPQKVAPHLMGMKGYTINGFAERVFHLHIRYAGDWKELYFRDYLRENPTVATKYVELKTELKKKYEHDRDKYTDEKHNFVEKYSLVAMHEFPGRYLTK, from the coding sequence ATGACAAAAAAGTTGACGGATTTGTCACTAGAATATTTATGGGGATTATTCCCTGTTAAACTAGAATCATTCAATCCATTATGGAAAAACTGGTTTGAGGAAGAAAAAAGATGTATTATTACCACCGTTGGTAAAGAGAATATTGAACGGATTAATCACATCGGATCTACATCGGTGGAAGGATTGGCAGCAAAACCAACAATCGATATTTTGCTTGAAATTACTAGTGAGTGTGATATTGATAAGCTAAGAAAAAATCTTGAAGATATTGACTATATTTTAGAATACCAACCACAAAAGGTTGCTCCACACTTGATGGGAATGAAGGGGTACACCATCAATGGGTTTGCTGAACGAGTTTTTCATTTACATATTCGGTATGCGGGAGATTGGAAAGAGCTGTATTTCCGAGATTATCTGCGAGAAAATCCTACAGTTGCAACAAAATATGTTGAACTTAAAACAGAGCTGAAAAAGAAATACGAGCATGATAGAGACAAATACACTGATGAAAAACATAATTTTGTAGAAAAGTATTCTTTAGTTGCTATGCATGAGTTTCCAGGAAGGTATCTGACCAAGTAG
- a CDS encoding copper amine oxidase N-terminal domain-containing protein, with translation MKKKWLLVGLVLLLSLVIHVAYAASELTILIHGKKVTSDIPAKIENGTILVPLRVIAENLNQKVQWDPKTNTVTIEEKMQQSEIKRMVVQRDKDIFIAGSLGGSDNHSAANQALIYNLYTLYNEVYRGFLSTDLGTDMKLKTESDLPFIKNSEATKEGAAKESYTFIRMVRSPYITQPGQNAPSSKDLVFYLDPKNQNDLYIAVQNPEQVKEWTTYTVKGYGLWLQKEIDIYLRGSRGL, from the coding sequence ATGAAAAAGAAATGGCTCTTAGTTGGTCTAGTATTATTGCTTTCTCTTGTTATTCATGTTGCTTATGCTGCCAGTGAATTGACTATCCTTATTCATGGGAAAAAAGTGACATCAGATATACCGGCTAAAATTGAAAACGGAACAATACTCGTTCCCCTTCGTGTGATTGCTGAAAATTTAAATCAGAAGGTTCAGTGGGATCCGAAAACAAACACAGTTACTATTGAAGAAAAAATGCAACAATCAGAGATTAAGCGAATGGTTGTTCAAAGGGATAAAGATATTTTTATAGCGGGTAGTCTAGGAGGTTCCGATAACCATTCGGCCGCCAATCAAGCCCTTATTTACAATTTGTACACCCTGTACAATGAAGTTTACAGAGGGTTTTTGAGTACTGATTTGGGCACCGATATGAAATTAAAAACAGAAAGTGATTTGCCCTTTATAAAAAATAGTGAAGCAACCAAGGAAGGCGCAGCTAAAGAAAGCTATACCTTTATAAGAATGGTTAGATCCCCTTATATAACCCAGCCTGGCCAAAACGCTCCTTCAAGTAAAGATCTTGTTTTTTACCTTGATCCCAAAAATCAAAACGATCTTTATATAGCAGTTCAGAACCCCGAGCAAGTAAAAGAATGGACAACATATACTGTAAAGGGGTATGGACTCTGGTTACAAAAGGAAATTGACATTTATCTTCGTGGTTCTAGAGGATTGTAA
- a CDS encoding GNAT family N-acetyltransferase, translating to MPDVHFRRINAKTVLEICNLSDTLSEVQREMVADNAVSIAQAYFSENAWFRAIYADDDAIGFIMLHQGADYDDEIDVHGVYLWRFMIAGPYQGKGYGKQAMEVLVKHLKGQGINEIMTSCEVGEGSPMSFYTRLGFTPNGETFGEEIGLTLRF from the coding sequence ATGCCAGATGTTCATTTTCGAAGAATTAACGCTAAAACTGTTCTTGAGATATGTAATCTGAGCGATACCCTTTCTGAGGTTCAACGAGAAATGGTTGCAGATAATGCCGTATCTATAGCTCAAGCTTATTTCTCTGAAAATGCATGGTTTAGAGCGATTTATGCTGATGATGATGCGATCGGCTTTATTATGTTACATCAGGGGGCGGATTATGATGATGAGATAGACGTCCATGGAGTTTATTTATGGCGTTTTATGATTGCGGGTCCCTATCAGGGAAAAGGGTATGGAAAACAAGCAATGGAAGTACTTGTAAAGCACTTAAAAGGGCAAGGGATTAACGAGATAATGACAAGTTGTGAGGTTGGAGAGGGAAGCCCTATGAGCTTTTATACTCGGTTAGGGTTTACACCGAATGGGGAGACCTTTGGAGAGGAGATCGGACTAACACTCAGGTTTTAA
- a CDS encoding GNAT family N-acetyltransferase: MIYKLDKKDYQKVRTLLRTPEQKNDLMLNAIINGTNRGTIYVDNIEQPQTALVDETGVISIFIGDAANEKFIYPLREFIDNQLKIDTYESCGGTYFLALISDENWEKVMKKVVSHREYEWDYEHYFQFNREKFNALKSGYKPLPKEYTIKKIDAEVINNDSDKIIFNVLDEFWYSVDDFLQQGLGYCVLKGDKIISACLSCCVNGKDHEISVETYDEEEMNKGLATLVCAAYLEHCMENGLTPHWSTLETNVESNRLGEKLGFEFKSKCKTLEFEF, translated from the coding sequence GTGATTTATAAACTTGATAAGAAAGATTATCAAAAAGTAAGAACGTTGTTACGAACACCCGAGCAAAAAAATGATTTAATGCTAAATGCAATCATTAACGGTACGAACAGAGGAACGATTTACGTAGATAATATCGAGCAACCCCAAACAGCATTGGTAGATGAAACAGGAGTAATTAGCATTTTCATCGGGGATGCTGCCAATGAAAAATTTATCTATCCTCTACGTGAGTTTATTGATAATCAATTGAAAATAGATACATATGAGTCATGTGGCGGCACGTATTTTCTTGCGCTTATATCTGATGAAAACTGGGAAAAAGTCATGAAAAAGGTGGTTTCACATAGAGAGTATGAATGGGATTATGAGCATTACTTCCAGTTTAATCGTGAGAAATTCAATGCTCTAAAAAGCGGCTATAAACCTCTGCCGAAGGAGTATACCATTAAAAAAATTGATGCTGAAGTTATTAATAACGACTCGGATAAAATAATTTTTAATGTTTTAGATGAATTTTGGTATTCAGTGGATGATTTTCTTCAACAAGGATTGGGGTACTGTGTACTGAAAGGAGATAAAATAATCAGTGCTTGCCTGTCCTGCTGCGTAAACGGAAAAGATCATGAGATAAGTGTGGAAACATACGATGAAGAAGAAATGAATAAAGGGCTGGCAACGTTGGTATGTGCAGCATATTTGGAGCATTGTATGGAAAATGGGCTAACACCACACTGGTCGACACTTGAAACGAATGTGGAATCAAATCGATTAGGAGAAAAATTAGGGTTTGAGTTTAAGTCGAAATGCAAAACACTTGAGTTTGAGTTTTAA
- a CDS encoding DUF418 domain-containing protein, which yields MMTDIKGERLQIIDGIRGLSLAGILMANMLIFQYGIWGKEEIHLYSPSKMDSVAYTFTKIFIEGSFMPIFAFLFGFGMIKMKQSLDRKNLKYKRYFFRRFLFLLVVGFLHSTYLWEGDILFFYGLMGLFLLIFVGRKKKTLLLLGSTLLLLFSLLGYGSQQDTLADPVAIEAYVKKTITVYSTGTYEEIKYHRNNVEPGHLPDYVYLFLLLFAPFFTAPMFLFGMYAAKNNWFKEPDKKRQMYLKAAIFLTLSGILLKSAHHFFPQLSWTGVADLLGASILAFGYIFVFAFLYTRFENSFWLRGCNCVGKLSLSNYLLQTVICTTIFYGYGFGLFGKLGVLTGIFLSIGIFMLQIIGSYWYLKRFKYGPLEKLLRMWTYFSFLGTLIRKKSSVDEPTTYKA from the coding sequence ATGATGACAGATATAAAAGGTGAGAGATTACAAATCATTGACGGAATACGCGGATTAAGCCTTGCTGGAATTTTAATGGCAAATATGCTCATCTTTCAATATGGTATCTGGGGAAAGGAGGAAATCCATCTCTATTCTCCATCTAAGATGGATTCAGTAGCGTACACATTCACGAAAATTTTCATTGAAGGCAGCTTCATGCCCATTTTCGCTTTTTTATTTGGCTTTGGGATGATTAAAATGAAACAAAGCCTAGATAGGAAAAACCTAAAGTATAAACGGTATTTCTTTCGAAGATTTTTGTTTCTTTTAGTCGTTGGTTTTCTACACTCGACATACCTCTGGGAAGGAGACATTTTATTTTTTTATGGGTTGATGGGCCTGTTTCTTCTCATATTTGTCGGCCGAAAGAAGAAAACATTACTACTCTTGGGAAGCACCTTGCTTCTTCTGTTCTCCTTGCTAGGATACGGGAGCCAGCAAGATACGCTTGCAGATCCTGTAGCAATCGAGGCATATGTTAAGAAAACCATTACTGTCTATAGTACTGGCACATACGAAGAAATTAAATATCATCGCAATAACGTTGAGCCTGGCCACTTACCTGACTATGTATACCTATTCCTTTTACTATTTGCCCCTTTCTTTACTGCTCCAATGTTTTTGTTTGGAATGTATGCGGCTAAGAATAACTGGTTTAAGGAACCTGACAAGAAAAGACAGATGTATCTGAAGGCAGCTATCTTTCTTACTTTGTCTGGCATACTACTCAAAAGCGCTCATCACTTTTTCCCGCAGCTTTCCTGGACAGGTGTTGCAGATTTACTGGGAGCAAGCATATTAGCATTTGGATATATATTTGTCTTCGCTTTTCTTTATACACGATTTGAAAACTCTTTCTGGCTTAGGGGTTGTAACTGTGTTGGGAAATTATCACTGTCCAATTATTTGTTGCAAACGGTGATTTGCACTACCATTTTTTATGGATACGGATTCGGCCTATTCGGAAAACTAGGCGTTCTGACAGGAATTTTTCTGTCAATTGGGATATTTATGCTCCAAATTATCGGTAGCTATTGGTATTTGAAGCGGTTCAAATATGGTCCCTTAGAGAAGCTTTTACGAATGTGGACGTACTTTTCTTTTTTAGGAACATTGATAAGAAAGAAAAGTTCTGTCGATGAACCAACAACATATAAAGCATAA
- a CDS encoding GNAT family N-acetyltransferase: MEFTIRKMQKEDIQQVQQVSKASWNYTYEGIIPFEIQESFLKFAYNDEMMQRRLENSFIWIAEVDGKIVGFANFSPVKEDGETELTAIYLNPEYQGKGIGTALLNEGIINLEDEKEIFINVEKDNSIGTTFYKAKGFKVVSEFDDDFNGYILKTVRMVLKV, encoded by the coding sequence GTGGAATTTACTATACGAAAAATGCAAAAGGAAGATATTCAACAAGTTCAACAAGTTTCTAAAGCAAGTTGGAATTATACTTACGAAGGAATTATTCCTTTTGAAATTCAGGAAAGCTTCTTAAAATTCGCTTATAATGATGAGATGATGCAAAGACGATTAGAAAATTCATTTATATGGATTGCAGAAGTTGATGGAAAAATTGTAGGTTTTGCTAACTTTTCTCCCGTAAAAGAAGATGGTGAAACGGAACTCACAGCGATTTATTTAAATCCTGAGTACCAAGGGAAAGGTATAGGAACAGCTTTACTGAATGAGGGCATTATAAACTTAGAAGATGAAAAAGAGATTTTTATAAATGTAGAAAAAGACAATAGTATCGGAACAACATTTTACAAAGCAAAAGGATTCAAAGTTGTTTCTGAATTCGACGATGACTTTAATGGATATATCCTAAAAACAGTAAGAATGGTTTTAAAAGTGTAA